A segment of the Streptomyces sp. ITFR-21 genome:
TCGCCAGGATGTCCCGGACGATGCCGCCGACCCCGGTCGCCGCGCCCTGGTAGGGCTCGATGTACGAGGGGTGGTTGTGCGACTCGATCTTGAAGGTGACCGCGTAGCCCTGGCCGACGTCGACCACGCCGGCGTTCTCACCGATGCCGACCAGCAGCGCGTCGGTCCGCGGGGCCTTCTCGCCGAACTGCCTCAGGTGCACCTTGCTCGACTTGTACGAGCAGTGCTCGGACCACATGACCGAGTACATCGCCAGCTCGGCGCCGGTCGGACGGCGGCCCAGGATCTCCCGGATCCGCAGGTACTCGTCCTCCTTGAGGCCGAGGTCCTTCCAGGGCTGCGCCGCCTCCGGCGTCTGCTCGGCGTTCTTCACCGTGTCCAGCGTCATGCGTCGACCAACTTCTTGAGTACCGAGGTGAAGAAGCCCAGCCCGTCGGTGCGGCCGGTGCCGGTCAGGGTCTCGACGGCGTGCTCGGGGTGCGGCATCAGGCCGACGACGTTCCCGGCCGCGTTGCTGACGCCGGCGATGTCGCGCAGTGAGCCGTTGGGGTTCCCGTAGCCGTCCGCGGCCGGGCCGCCGGCGTAGCGGAAGACCACCCGGCCCTCGGCCTCCAGCTCGTCCAGGGTGCGCTCGTCCGCGGTGTAGCGGCCGTCGATGTTCTTCAGCGGGATGGAGATCTGCTGGCCGGCCGCGTAGTCCGCGGTCCAGGCGGTGGCACTGGTCTCGACCCGCAGTCTCTGGTCGCGGCAGACGAAGTGCAGCTCGTTGTTGCGGAGCATCGCGCCCGGCAGCAGATGGGCTTCGGTCAGGACCTGGAAACCGTTGCAGATACCCAGAACCGGCATTCCGGCCTTGGCCTGTCCGATGATCGTTTCCATGACCGGCGAGAAACGGGAGATGGCCCCGGCCCGCAGATAGTCGCCGTAACTGAAGCCGCCGGGCAGAACCACCGCGTCGACCTGCTTGAGGTCCTTGTCGCGGTGCCACAGCGGCACGGCTTCGGCGCCGGCCACCCGTACCGCCCGCTGGGTGTCACGGTCGTCCAACGTACCCGGGAATGTGACCACACCAATGCGCGCAGTCACGACTCCACCTTTACATTGAAGTCCTCGATCACGGTGTTGGCGAGAAAGGTTTCCGCCATCTCCCGAATGCGGGCCAGCGCGGCGTCGTCAACCGGACCGTCGACCTCCAGTTCAAAGCGCTTTCCCTGACGTACGTCGGCGATCCCGTCGAAGCCCAGCCGCGGCAGCGCGCGCTGGACCGCCTGGCCCTGGGGGTCGAGGATCTCCGGCTTGAGCATGACGTCGACTACGACGCGTGCCACTGGCACTCCCGGTGGTGTGGTGCGTGAGGTTCTGCCAGCCTACCCGCTAGCGGAATCTACGCGAGTAGATATCCCTGGACACCCCACCCATCCCACCAGGATCACAGGATCACGTTTATGTATCGGCTGACGAAATGCATGGGAAAGTCGGGGCCGAAAACATAGGGTCCCGGTTGCGAGAAGGCTTGCGGTGGTCCCGCGCGGGGAATTAACTGCGACATCGGGTATCCCCGTAGCAACATTTCGTGACCCCCCGCACGTGTGACATCGCACATCGCATCGCACAGAATGAAACTTGTCGACACCGACTGGTCGGCTCGCCCGCGGCCGTGCGGTACGGCCCGCGGCGCCCGCCGCGCCCGCCCCGCCGCCGCGCCCCCCGGGCCGATGGCGTAAGAAAGGACCCATCCCTATGGCGCAACGCGTACTGGTCACACTTGCCGACGACCTGGACGGCGGCGAAGCCGCGGAAACCATCGCATTCGGCGTCGACGGGCAGTGGTACGAGATCGACCTCTCGTCCAAGAACGCGGACAGGTTGCGCAAGGACCTCGCCCCCTACGTGGAGGCCGGCCGCCGGCGCACCCTTTCCGGCCGTGCCTACAAGCGCACCCCCATCGCCCCGACGCCCGCCACCGTGCGCGCCTGGGCTCAGTCGAACGGCTTCGAGGTCCCGGCCCGCGGCCGTATCCCCAAGAAGGTCTACGAGGCGTTCAACAGGGCGAGCTGACCGGTGGGTTGACCGGCCGGCCCGCCGGGCGGTCAACCCATCCGACAGGCAGCGCGGCGGCCCCGCGGCGGATTGGACAGCTCCCCCCTTCCTCCCGCTAGAGTGGGGACCACGCCGAGGGCAGGGCCGAAAAGGCCAGGTCAGCGGAGGTCATGCGGGCGTAGCTCAGTAGTAGAGCGCCCCCCTTCCAGGGGGGAGGCGCAGTGTGCAATTCCTGTCGCCCGCTCTGATCACTCTCTCTCGGTTCACCGGTCTCCGGTGGACCGGGTAGAGTGGTCGAGTCCTGCGGACGTGGCTCAGTTGGTAGAGCATCACCTTGCCAAGGTGAGGGTCGCGAGTTCGAATCTCGTCGTCCGCTCCACGCAGGCTGAGGACCCCGGTCGATCCGACCGGGGTCCTCGGCGTGTCCGCTCCCGAGCCCGCTTCCCCCGGGTCCGCGCGGCCGGGCGGCTTCCGCCGGGTGCCGCATCCGGCCAGCGCGGTTTCCGCCGGGGTGAGTCCGGTCGTCCCCGACCTCGCCCGGACGCGGTGTCGGACCCCGTGTCCGACCCCTCTCCTGCGCCTCTCCGGCGCATCTCCGGCGCCTGCGGCCCCGGCCCGGAGAACCGGTTTCGGCCGCGCCCGCCGGATCATGTACAGTGTCTGCACGCCCTGCGGACGTGGCTCAGTTGGTAGAGCATCACCTTGCCAAGGTGAGGGTCGCGAGTTCGAATCTCGTCGTCCGCTCCACGCAGGCTGAAGGCCCCGGTCGATCCGACCGGGGCCTTCGGCGTACCCAGCACGCGTACCGGGCCGGTCAGTTCCAGCTGCCGCCGGTCAGGCGCTCGTACGCCTCCACGTAGCGGGCCCGGGACTGCTCGACGATCTCGGGAGGGAGCGGCGGCGGGGGCTGCTCGGACGCGCGGTCCCAGCCGGAGGCGTCGGAGGTGAGCCAGTCGCGGATGAACTGCTTGTCGAACGACGTCTGCGGGCGGCCCGGCTGCCACTGGTCGGCCGGCCAGTAGCGGGAGGAGTCGGGCGTGAGGACCTCGTCGGCGATGACCAGATTCCGCTGGTCGTCGTAGCCGAACTCGAACTTGGTGTCGGCCAGGATCAGTCCGCGGCTTCGGGCGATGTCCCGGGCCCGGGTGTAGACCGCGAGGGTGGCCTGACGCAGCCGGGCGGCGGTCTCCACACCGATCTGATGGGCCACCTCCTCGTACGACACGTTCTCGTCGTGCTCACCGACCGGCGCCTTGGTGGCCGGGGTGAAGATCGGCCCCGGCAGCTCGGAGCCGTCCACCAGGCCCTCGGGCAGGCCGAGTCCGCACACCGTGCGGTCCTTCTCGTACTCGGTCAGACCGGAGCCGGTCAGATAGCCGCGCGCCACGCACTCCACCGGGACCATCCGCAGCGAGCGGCACACCATGGTGCGGCCCGCCCACTCGGCGGGCGCGCCCTCGGGCACGTCGGTGGAGATCACATGACCGGGCACCAGGTCCTTGAGCAGATCGAACCACCACAGGGACAACTGGGTGAGGATGCGGCCCTTGTCCGGGATCTCGGTGGGCAGCACCCAGTCGTACGCGGAGGTGCGGTCGCTGGCCACCATCACCAACTCGCCGGCCGCGTTCTGGTAGAGGTCGCGCACCTTGCCGGTGTGCAGATGGACGAGGCCCGGCACGTGGCGGGGTTCGGGTTTGTCGACGAATCCGGACATGGGTGGTCCTCCCCACTCGGTGGTTCAGCCACCGATTCTCCCGTACGGCGACGGCAGCGACGCGCAAGGGGCGGGCCCGCGGGTCGGGGGAGGCGGCGGGGGGCCTGAGGGATCCGGTGGGGGCGGCGTTGGCCGGCGGAGGCGGCGGCAGCCGGCGGGCCGGAGCCGGAGCCGCAACGGGTCCGGGTCGCGGCCCGCCGGCCGGGCGGCGGGGGCTTCGCCTCGCGGCGGAGGCACCGGCCGGCCGCTCAGTCCCGTTTGCAGATCCGGTCCAGGAGATTGGCCGTGGCGCGCTGGATACGGGGGTCCACATGGCCCGGCCGGTCCAGCGCGGGCGACCACGCGAAGGTGCCGGACGCGAAGACGTACGCGCCGCTGGGCGCCCGGTACAGCGAGGTCTCCTGGTGGCAGCGGCGGCCGTCGGCGGACTCGTACGGCGAATGGGCCAGCAAAATCCGCTCGGTGGACTCCGGCAGCGGGATACGCGGGAAGTAGCGGTCGGCCTCGCCCGCCACCAGACCCGGGATCTCGTCCCCCTCGCCTGCGCCGGTCGCCTCCCACAGCCAGTGGTCGGCGTTGCGCACCACCAGCGGGGAGGGCTGCGGCACCCGGCCGGCGTACTGCACACCCATCAGCAGCTGCTCAGGCTCCCCCTGGTCGCGCCACAGCGCGCTGCGGGTGCCCCTGCCGTCGCCGCGGTGCTTGCGGCAGGTCAGCAGCCGGTCCTGGTCGCCGGACGGAGAGGAGGTCAGTTCCACCTGCCAGTACATGGTGTTGGCCGACAGGAACACCAGCGAGGTGCCGGCCGCGCGGGCGGTCTCGGCGGCGCGGCGCATCGGTATCGACCAGTACTCGTCGTGGCCGGGGAAGACCAGGCCCCGGTAGCGGGTGGGGTCCACCCGCCCGGCGTGCAGATCACGGGCGTCGGCGTACGCCAGGTCGTATCCGTAGCGCTCGGCGAACCGCACGAAGTCGTAGGCGTGGCCGATGTGCAACGGCAGGCCCGCGCCGGCGTACGGGCGGTCGAAGGAGACCGTGGTGGCCGCCTCCTCCTCGCCGAGCAGCCGCCCCTCACCGTCCCACGCGTGGTACAGGCTGGCGCCGGTGTGGCCGTCCTCGGGATAGAGGTTGTACGCCTGCCAGGTGACGTCCGGCAGCAGCAGGAGCAGGTCGGCGGGGCGGGCGTCGGCGTCCTTGACGGTGAACGGGATGTGGCTGCGGTAGCCGTCGCCGGTGGTCAGGACGGCCACGTACGCACCGGTCTTCCAGTACGGCGGGATCTGGAGCCGCCAGGACTGCCACCAGTGGTGGCAGGAGACCGTCCGGCACGCCGTGAGCGGCGCGGGCTGCACGATGCCGGACAGCCGGGGGCTCGTGGTGACCTGGGCGGCGCCGTCGCCGCCGTAGTGGCCGATCCGGTAGACGTCCACGGTGAACTCCTGCGGCGGGTCCACGGTGATCCGGAAGTCGATCGCGCCACCGGGCGAGGCGGCGCCTTCGGCGGCGAACCCCTTGATCTGCCGGCGCACGTCGTCCGCCGTGCGCGGCCCCGGCGGATGGGGCCGCCGCGGCGGCTTCCCGCTGCTCACGGCCAGGTCCACGTACCAGGGCACCACCTGCCCGTCCCCGTCCAGATACTGCGGCTCACCCCGCAGCCACGGCAGCGGCCCCTGTCCGAACGGATCCGACACGCCGTGCGCGAGCGCACCCGACTCCCACCGGCGAATCCGTCCCACGCCCATCCCCGCCCTCCTCTCCCCCACGTGCCCCTCTGCCCTCGGCCCCGACCCGCCCTCGGCCCTGCCGCTGCGGAGCAACGGTGCCGCAGTCTCTTCTCAGCACATCACAGATTGCGCCACAACGGTTACGGTTCGTGGCCTTTTTTTCCGATGACCCCCCAAACGGGGCGGAGGTTCCGACGGCGGTGACCCCCGACGGCTCGCCGTGTAGCCGGTGAGCCGCACGGCCCCCCGGGGCACCGACGTGCCCGACGGCACGCCCCTGTAGCCGGTGAGCCGAAGGGCGCGCCGGTGTCGAAAGGGAGAGCGCGCGCAGTGAGCGAGGTACGAGCGAGTGAGCACGGTCGACCGTCGACACCGGACCCAAGCGCCCGGAGGCGAACCGGCGGCAAAAAAAGGGATTGGGCGGTGCCGTAACGCCGTACGGCACCCACCTTGGGGCACCCCCACCCCGCCGGGCACCCACCCCAAGGCACCCCAACACCTCTGGGCACCCACCCCACGCCACCCTCACGCTCGACAGCTCCGCCCCCACGTCCACCTCACGTGGTGCGTCGGGCCGTGTAGCCGGCGAGCCGAAGGGCGCGCCGGTGTCGAAAGGGAGAGCGCGCGGAACGAGCGCGGAACGAGCGCGGAACGAGCGCGGAACGAGCGCGGAACGAGCGAGTGAGCACCGTCGACCGTCGGCACCGGACCGGCGCGCCCGGAGGCGAACCGGCGGCAAAAAAGGGGCGTCAGCCGCAGCGGAGGAGGTGGGTGGGGTGGATGCCGGTGGTGGTGAGCCAGGTGAGGAGGGGGGCCGGGTCGGCGGTTTCGACGAGGTGGTGGATGGGGGCGGCCAGGTCGGTGCGGCGGGAGCCGCCGAGGTGGAGGGTGGGGCCGTCGAGCCAGTCGAGGCCCGCGGTGGCGCCGACGGTGTCGACCGCGGCGCAGCAGACGACGGCGGTGACGTGGTCGGTGAGCAGCTCGCGGCCGGTGCGGGGCGGCAGCAGCGGGCAGACCGCGACCTCGCCGCCGGGCACCGCCAGCGTGGTGGGGCGGCCGGCGGCCGCCGCCGCCCGCGCCTCCGCCTCCGCTTCGGCGCTGAGCCGCGCCGCCAGCTCCTCGGCGGCGCCGGACGCCAACCGGTCGATGACGTCCGCGAGGGTCACGCCCGCCGCCCCCTCGGCATCGGCCGCCCGCCCGCCGACCAGTACGCGACCCCGGACCGGTGCGGGCCGCGCGTCGTCCAGCAGCCGTATGAGCCGGCCGGCCTCCGCCCGCCAGATGCCCGCGACGACCTCCTCCGGGTACCGCGCCCAGCTCACCGGCGCCCAACCGGGCCCCGGCCGCGCCGGACCGCCGTGGAAGATGCGCGCGGCCAGCAGGGACACCGCCTCGTCCACCACCCCCGGCTCCTCCAGCAGATCGCAGGCGGGTTGTTCGCCGAGCCGGGTCTCGAAGCCTTCCGCGAGCCGGTCCCGCCGGGACAGCTCGGTGAGCGCGGCGACCACCCCCGCGTCCAGCCGGGACGGCCAACGGCCCATCCGCCAGGCGGGCAGCGCGACCCGGGTGAGCAGGCGGTCCCAGCCCGCGTAGGCGAGCCCGACCTGTTCCTGGGCGACGGTCCGCAGCCCGTAGTCCACCGCGAGCGCCCGTTCCGAGGCGGACGCGGCGACCCCGCGCTCCATCTCGGCCGCGTGCGTACGGCAGCCGTGCAGCAGCAGCCGCACCACCCGGCCGAGGGCGCCGAACACCGGCCGCAGCGGCAGCGCGCCGCGCGCGCCGTCGGCGGCGACTCCGGCCGCCGCGTCGAGGCCGCGCAGGAAGCGCCGCGCGGCGGCTATCTCCGGGTCGGCGGCGGGACCCGTGCCGGCCACCACCGGGGCCAGCAGCGCCCGCAGCTCGGCGACCCGCATCCACCACACGAACGGCGAGCCGACCACCAGCACCGGCGCGGTCCACCCGCCGCCGGGTGCCGGCGCCGCGCCCCGGCGTTCCTCCAGCCAGCTGTCGCAGTCCGGGGTCAGCGCTATCGCCGACGGCACCGGCACCGCCAGCCGCTCCGCGAGATCCCGCACCATCCGGTAGAGATCCGGCGCGGCCTTCTCGGCGACCGGGACCGTAGGGCTGACCGCCGGCCTGGCCCGTACGATCACCGCGCCCACCGCGGCGGCCACCGCCAGCACGACCAGCGCGGCGCCCGTCACCGCCCAGCACACGTCGTCCCACGCCGGGCCGAGCCGCCCGGTCCCCCTGCCGACGTGCAGCACCACCGCGGCAG
Coding sequences within it:
- the purQ gene encoding phosphoribosylformylglycinamidine synthase subunit PurQ; translated protein: MTARIGVVTFPGTLDDRDTQRAVRVAGAEAVPLWHRDKDLKQVDAVVLPGGFSYGDYLRAGAISRFSPVMETIIGQAKAGMPVLGICNGFQVLTEAHLLPGAMLRNNELHFVCRDQRLRVETSATAWTADYAAGQQISIPLKNIDGRYTADERTLDELEAEGRVVFRYAGGPAADGYGNPNGSLRDIAGVSNAAGNVVGLMPHPEHAVETLTGTGRTDGLGFFTSVLKKLVDA
- the purS gene encoding phosphoribosylformylglycinamidine synthase subunit PurS; translation: MARVVVDVMLKPEILDPQGQAVQRALPRLGFDGIADVRQGKRFELEVDGPVDDAALARIREMAETFLANTVIEDFNVKVES
- a CDS encoding histone-like nucleoid-structuring protein Lsr2; the encoded protein is MAQRVLVTLADDLDGGEAAETIAFGVDGQWYEIDLSSKNADRLRKDLAPYVEAGRRRTLSGRAYKRTPIAPTPATVRAWAQSNGFEVPARGRIPKKVYEAFNRAS
- a CDS encoding phosphoribosylaminoimidazolesuccinocarboxamide synthase gives rise to the protein MSGFVDKPEPRHVPGLVHLHTGKVRDLYQNAAGELVMVASDRTSAYDWVLPTEIPDKGRILTQLSLWWFDLLKDLVPGHVISTDVPEGAPAEWAGRTMVCRSLRMVPVECVARGYLTGSGLTEYEKDRTVCGLGLPEGLVDGSELPGPIFTPATKAPVGEHDENVSYEEVAHQIGVETAARLRQATLAVYTRARDIARSRGLILADTKFEFGYDDQRNLVIADEVLTPDSSRYWPADQWQPGRPQTSFDKQFIRDWLTSDASGWDRASEQPPPPLPPEIVEQSRARYVEAYERLTGGSWN
- a CDS encoding N,N-dimethylformamidase beta subunit family domain-containing protein, translated to MGVGRIRRWESGALAHGVSDPFGQGPLPWLRGEPQYLDGDGQVVPWYVDLAVSSGKPPRRPHPPGPRTADDVRRQIKGFAAEGAASPGGAIDFRITVDPPQEFTVDVYRIGHYGGDGAAQVTTSPRLSGIVQPAPLTACRTVSCHHWWQSWRLQIPPYWKTGAYVAVLTTGDGYRSHIPFTVKDADARPADLLLLLPDVTWQAYNLYPEDGHTGASLYHAWDGEGRLLGEEEAATTVSFDRPYAGAGLPLHIGHAYDFVRFAERYGYDLAYADARDLHAGRVDPTRYRGLVFPGHDEYWSIPMRRAAETARAAGTSLVFLSANTMYWQVELTSSPSGDQDRLLTCRKHRGDGRGTRSALWRDQGEPEQLLMGVQYAGRVPQPSPLVVRNADHWLWEATGAGEGDEIPGLVAGEADRYFPRIPLPESTERILLAHSPYESADGRRCHQETSLYRAPSGAYVFASGTFAWSPALDRPGHVDPRIQRATANLLDRICKRD